One segment of Neobacillus endophyticus DNA contains the following:
- a CDS encoding electron transfer flavoprotein subunit alpha/FixB family protein has translation MNLDECRGVWIFIEQNDGEIEGVSLELLGAGRKLADKLQVPLAGFLLGYGIKGLANQVIAYGADIVYLIDHPVLENYRTESYMKGVIYLAEKYKPEIILYGATPNGKDLASAVATDLVTGLTADTTMLDVDVENRLLEASRPAFGGNIMATILCKKHRPQMATVRPKVMKALELDEERPGKIIEEKISLNEEEMRTKVLQIVNDVTKKANLADAHVIVCGGKGMGDPQNFQLIYELAETIGASVGGTRDVVEAGWLPHEQQVGQTGETVTPKIYFAIALSGAIQHVVGMKNSDLIIAINKDPNAPIFDVATYGIVGDALEIVPKLIDQFKKLTAEKGGEMSYV, from the coding sequence ATGAATCTAGACGAATGCCGTGGAGTCTGGATCTTCATTGAACAAAATGACGGAGAGATTGAAGGTGTTTCACTGGAATTACTTGGAGCAGGAAGAAAGCTTGCTGATAAATTACAAGTACCATTGGCAGGCTTCCTACTGGGTTACGGAATCAAAGGTTTAGCTAATCAAGTCATCGCTTATGGTGCTGACATTGTTTACCTAATCGATCATCCTGTATTGGAAAATTACCGTACAGAGTCCTATATGAAAGGTGTCATTTACCTAGCGGAGAAATATAAGCCGGAAATTATTCTCTACGGGGCAACACCAAATGGAAAAGATTTAGCAAGTGCAGTTGCAACAGACTTGGTAACAGGATTAACCGCCGATACAACCATGCTGGATGTGGATGTAGAAAATAGATTGCTGGAAGCAAGCCGTCCGGCATTTGGCGGTAACATTATGGCGACCATTCTTTGTAAAAAGCACCGTCCTCAAATGGCAACTGTCCGGCCAAAGGTGATGAAAGCCTTGGAGCTAGATGAAGAAAGACCCGGGAAAATAATTGAAGAGAAAATATCACTAAATGAAGAGGAAATGAGAACAAAAGTACTGCAAATTGTGAATGATGTAACAAAAAAGGCTAATTTGGCTGATGCTCATGTCATTGTGTGCGGTGGAAAGGGAATGGGCGATCCTCAGAATTTTCAGCTGATTTATGAATTGGCAGAAACAATCGGTGCAAGTGTCGGCGGAACAAGGGATGTGGTAGAAGCCGGGTGGCTGCCACATGAGCAACAGGTGGGACAGACTGGTGAAACGGTTACACCGAAAATCTATTTTGCCATCGCTTTATCAGGAGCGATTCAACACGTTGTTGGCATGAAGAATTCAGATTTAATCATTGCCATCAATAAAGATCCGAATGCACCCATTTTTGATGTCGCCACATACGGAATTGTCGGAGACGCTTTAGAAATTGTCCCTAAATTAATCGATCAATTTAAGAAACTGACAGCTGAAAAAGGCGGTGAAATGAGCTATGTCTGA
- a CDS encoding 1,2-dihydroxy-3-keto-5-methylthiopentene dioxygenase, whose translation MAYITFQNKQGQIDQHEEVASFLASQEVIYENWDISKLPAALVEKYLLSDAEKEEILQVFAAEISNISARRGYKSQDVISLSENTPNLEVLLQNFKQEHHHTDDEVRFIVSGHGVFVIQGNDNEFFEVHLNPGDLISVPENTRHYFTLEDDRKVVAIRIFVTTEGWVPIYEKQEVKN comes from the coding sequence ATGGCGTATATTACATTTCAAAATAAGCAAGGACAAATTGATCAACATGAGGAAGTGGCAAGCTTTCTAGCATCACAGGAAGTAATTTATGAGAATTGGGACATTAGCAAGCTACCTGCAGCACTTGTCGAGAAGTATTTATTATCTGATGCAGAAAAAGAAGAAATTTTACAAGTTTTTGCAGCTGAAATTTCCAACATCTCAGCAAGAAGAGGATACAAGTCACAAGATGTTATTTCATTGTCTGAAAATACACCAAATCTCGAAGTTTTGCTCCAAAATTTTAAACAAGAGCACCATCATACTGATGATGAAGTTCGATTTATTGTGAGCGGCCATGGCGTCTTTGTCATCCAGGGTAACGATAATGAATTTTTTGAAGTACATTTAAATCCAGGTGACTTAATATCTGTCCCAGAGAATACAAGACATTATTTTACACTTGAGGACGATCGGAAAGTTGTGGCCATTAGAATTTTTGTTACAACAGAAGGCTGGGTGCCTATTTATGAAAAACAAGAAGTAAAAAACTAA
- a CDS encoding aspartyl-phosphate phosphatase Spo0E family protein encodes MYENSNNHSDMIEEIKVKRELMIECANTLGFTSEATIKYSQELDELINKYHRMMGQASTPCEEIKFAFKHMVMVYQKVLV; translated from the coding sequence TTGTACGAGAATAGTAATAATCATAGTGATATGATTGAAGAAATTAAAGTGAAAAGAGAACTAATGATTGAATGTGCCAATACTCTTGGATTTACAAGCGAGGCAACGATCAAATATAGTCAAGAATTAGATGAATTAATAAATAAATATCACCGCATGATGGGACAAGCATCAACACCTTGTGAAGAAATAAAATTTGCCTTTAAACATATGGTCATGGTATATCAAAAAGTCTTAGTCTAA
- a CDS encoding electron transfer flavoprotein subunit beta/FixA family protein, protein MHIVVCVKQVPDTKIIKINPKTNTLDRRSAPAILNPYDAHAVQEAVKIKEKTGGIISVLSMGPPQATAVIKKSIEIGADRGFLITDRAFAGADTLATSYALSKALERINKELPVDIIICGKHAIDGDTGQVGPGIARRMDIPPVTSVIAVEEVNVKEKTVLIKRKLTSGYELIQAELPCLLTVEKEINEIEYPPMPNMINAARYEPIIWAVSDLENVDHAQLGLKGSPTIVGKMFTPPRPEGGKKFEGTADEQVSQLMDILQDKKDLFSIQTPN, encoded by the coding sequence ATGCACATTGTCGTATGTGTAAAACAAGTACCTGATACCAAAATTATTAAAATTAATCCCAAAACAAACACACTCGACCGCAGAAGTGCACCAGCCATTTTAAATCCATACGATGCCCATGCCGTTCAGGAAGCGGTAAAAATTAAAGAAAAAACGGGAGGCATCATATCAGTATTGTCTATGGGACCGCCGCAGGCGACAGCTGTCATTAAAAAAAGTATCGAAATCGGCGCTGACCGAGGATTTTTAATTACTGATCGTGCTTTTGCCGGAGCGGATACTCTCGCAACGAGCTATGCATTATCAAAAGCATTGGAAAGAATCAACAAGGAGCTTCCTGTCGACATAATCATTTGCGGTAAACACGCTATTGATGGTGATACAGGACAAGTTGGGCCGGGAATTGCCAGAAGAATGGACATCCCGCCTGTCACAAGTGTTATCGCAGTTGAAGAAGTAAATGTAAAAGAAAAAACGGTGTTAATTAAAAGGAAATTAACAAGTGGTTATGAGCTGATTCAAGCAGAATTGCCATGTTTATTAACAGTGGAAAAAGAAATTAACGAAATTGAATATCCCCCCATGCCTAACATGATTAATGCAGCAAGGTATGAACCGATCATTTGGGCAGTCAGCGACCTGGAAAATGTTGATCATGCGCAGCTGGGATTAAAAGGGTCCCCGACAATTGTAGGCAAAATGTTTACACCGCCAAGACCAGAAGGCGGGAAAAAGTTCGAAGGTACTGCAGATGAACAAGTAAGCCAGCTAATGGACATTTTACAGGACAAAAAAGACCTATTTTCTATTCAAACACCTAATTAA
- a CDS encoding FAD-dependent oxidoreductase: MSEKFDVIVVGAGPAGTSCALTCARNGLNVLLIERGEYPGAKNVMGGVLYRKQMEELIPEFWKEAPLERPVIEQRFWMMDKESVVQFGYKGLEWAVEPYNNFTVLRAQFDQWFAKKAVDAGALLINETVVTECLVENGKVVGVRTDRPDGEVYADVVVLADGVNSLLSKQLGFHKEYRPDEVALTVMEVINMPKDKINDRFNVEDNQGVTIEIFGDSTKGNLGTAFLYTNKESLNIGVGTTLSSMIKAKLKPYELLDYLKNHPMVKPLISGGESAEYLAHLIPEGGFRSVPKVAGNGVVVVGDAAQLVNAIHREGSNMAMHSGKLAAEAVIQAKQRGDFSESSLNSYREALYGSFIMKDLEKYKDATHTFEKYPQYFNDYVPMMNKAMSKFFTVDGTPKRDKQKQIIKSVTGEKGTLRVLQDIYRAWKAVK; the protein is encoded by the coding sequence ATGTCTGAGAAATTTGATGTGATTGTGGTTGGGGCTGGTCCTGCAGGTACATCTTGTGCTTTAACTTGTGCCAGGAATGGCTTAAATGTCCTCCTTATTGAAAGAGGAGAGTACCCGGGAGCGAAGAACGTAATGGGCGGTGTCTTGTACCGCAAGCAAATGGAAGAATTAATTCCTGAATTTTGGAAAGAAGCACCGCTTGAACGTCCTGTGATCGAGCAGCGTTTTTGGATGATGGATAAGGAATCAGTTGTCCAATTTGGCTACAAAGGTCTAGAATGGGCGGTTGAACCATATAATAATTTCACCGTATTAAGGGCGCAATTTGACCAGTGGTTTGCTAAAAAGGCTGTGGATGCAGGTGCTCTATTAATCAATGAAACGGTTGTAACAGAGTGTTTAGTAGAAAACGGCAAGGTCGTGGGTGTCCGTACAGATCGTCCTGATGGTGAAGTATATGCTGATGTTGTCGTTTTAGCTGATGGAGTTAACTCCCTTCTTTCGAAACAGCTTGGTTTTCACAAAGAATATCGTCCAGATGAAGTAGCCTTGACAGTCATGGAAGTCATCAATATGCCAAAGGACAAAATTAACGACCGCTTTAACGTTGAAGATAACCAAGGTGTAACGATTGAAATTTTTGGCGACTCAACCAAAGGCAACCTTGGAACAGCTTTCCTTTATACCAACAAAGAAAGCTTAAATATTGGAGTAGGAACTACTCTTTCAAGCATGATTAAGGCCAAATTGAAACCTTATGAGCTATTAGATTATCTGAAAAATCACCCGATGGTAAAACCATTAATTTCTGGGGGAGAGTCAGCTGAATATTTAGCGCATTTAATTCCAGAAGGCGGTTTTCGCTCTGTACCTAAAGTGGCTGGAAATGGTGTTGTCGTGGTAGGAGATGCTGCTCAACTAGTGAATGCTATTCATCGTGAAGGTTCGAACATGGCAATGCATTCCGGAAAATTGGCTGCAGAAGCCGTTATACAAGCGAAGCAACGCGGAGATTTTAGTGAGTCCAGCTTAAACAGCTACAGGGAGGCACTGTATGGCAGTTTCATCATGAAGGATTTAGAGAAATATAAGGATGCTACCCATACATTTGAAAAATATCCGCAATACTTTAATGATTATGTACCAATGATGAATAAGGCAATGAGCAAATTCTTCACAGTAGATGGAACACCAAAACGCGACAAACAGAAACAAATTATAAAGAGTGTAACGGGAGAAAAAGGAACACTTCGTGTGTTACAAGATATTTATCGAGCTTGGAAGGCGGTGAAATAA
- a CDS encoding pyridoxal phosphate-dependent aminotransferase, with protein MKQFPPSELLNSLPKQFFASLVKRVGQFIEQGCDVINLGQGNPDQPTPNHIVAKLQEAAANPENHKYSPFQGHRYLKKAAADFYEREYGVMIDPETEVAILFGGKAGLVEIPTALLNPGDTVLVPDPGYPDYWSGVALAKAEMVTMPLKEENHFLPDYAGIAPEIKDQAKLMFLNYPNNPTGAIASKEFFEETIRLANEHHICVVHDFAYGAIGFEGKKPVSFLQVNGAKEAGIEIYTLSKTYNMAGWRVGFAVGNASIIKSIELLQDHLYVSLFGAVQEAAAEALNGPQDCVKELIALYERRRNVLIDGLRSLGWNVASPEGSFFAWLKVPEGFSSEEFANLLLEKAHIMVAPGVGFGTFGEGYVRVGLLTSEDRLMEAVRRISQLEIFKK; from the coding sequence GTGAAGCAATTTCCACCATCGGAATTATTAAATAGCCTGCCAAAGCAGTTTTTTGCCTCGCTTGTCAAAAGAGTTGGACAATTTATTGAGCAGGGATGTGATGTGATCAATTTAGGGCAGGGGAATCCGGATCAGCCGACACCAAATCACATCGTAGCAAAATTGCAGGAAGCAGCTGCAAATCCGGAGAATCATAAATATTCACCATTTCAAGGCCACCGTTATTTAAAAAAGGCAGCAGCTGATTTTTACGAGCGTGAGTACGGGGTGATGATTGACCCTGAAACAGAGGTTGCTATTTTATTCGGCGGCAAGGCAGGATTGGTCGAAATTCCTACAGCGTTATTAAATCCAGGCGATACTGTGCTTGTTCCTGATCCTGGTTACCCTGATTACTGGTCCGGTGTTGCTCTTGCAAAAGCGGAAATGGTTACGATGCCATTGAAAGAGGAGAATCATTTTTTGCCAGATTACGCAGGGATTGCTCCCGAAATAAAAGATCAAGCAAAATTAATGTTTCTCAACTATCCGAATAATCCCACCGGTGCCATAGCATCAAAAGAATTTTTTGAGGAAACAATTAGGCTTGCAAATGAACACCATATTTGTGTGGTGCATGATTTTGCTTATGGGGCGATCGGGTTTGAGGGGAAAAAGCCAGTCAGCTTCCTTCAAGTGAATGGAGCGAAAGAGGCAGGGATAGAAATCTATACCCTTTCTAAAACATATAACATGGCGGGCTGGCGAGTAGGCTTCGCTGTCGGTAATGCCAGTATTATCAAGTCCATTGAACTACTTCAGGACCATCTTTATGTCAGTTTGTTTGGGGCTGTACAGGAAGCAGCAGCCGAAGCACTAAATGGCCCTCAAGATTGTGTGAAGGAGCTTATCGCTTTGTATGAACGAAGAAGGAATGTGCTGATTGACGGCCTTCGCTCACTTGGTTGGAATGTTGCCTCTCCCGAAGGCTCATTTTTTGCATGGCTGAAGGTACCTGAAGGTTTTTCATCTGAAGAGTTTGCCAATCTATTGCTTGAAAAAGCACATATTATGGTGGCACCAGGAGTTGGTTTCGGTACATTTGGTGAAGGATATGTTCGTGTTGGCCTCCTAACATCAGAGGATCGATTAATGGAGGCAGTCAGAAGAATCAGCCAGTTAGAAATATTTAAAAAATAA
- a CDS encoding carbon-nitrogen family hydrolase, with product MQYTVSCLQMNIAFGKPEQNFETAEKLIEKAVMDKPDIIVLPELWTTGYDLTRLELIADPNANKTIQFLQNAAKKYRVHFVGGSVANQGENGVKNTLLIINKSGEIVHQYSKLHLFKLMDEHIYLEAGEEKGVFQLDGQPFAGVICYDIRFPEWIRAHTSAGAETLFVVAEWPEPRLSHWRSLLIARAIENQCYVIACNRSGCDPNNQFAGHSLIIDPWGEIIAEAGAEEQILSATINLDLVKAVRKQIPIFADRKPEYYK from the coding sequence ATGCAATATACTGTTTCATGTCTGCAAATGAATATTGCTTTCGGGAAACCGGAGCAGAATTTTGAAACCGCTGAAAAGCTGATTGAAAAAGCTGTTATGGACAAACCAGACATAATTGTCCTTCCGGAACTATGGACAACAGGCTACGACTTAACAAGACTCGAATTGATTGCCGATCCGAACGCAAATAAAACCATTCAATTCCTGCAAAATGCCGCTAAAAAATACCGCGTTCATTTTGTTGGGGGTTCCGTTGCTAATCAAGGCGAAAACGGGGTTAAAAACACACTCCTGATTATTAATAAATCCGGTGAAATAGTTCATCAGTATAGTAAACTGCACCTTTTTAAGCTAATGGATGAGCATATTTATTTAGAGGCTGGAGAAGAAAAAGGAGTCTTCCAACTTGACGGTCAACCATTTGCAGGTGTTATTTGTTATGACATCCGCTTTCCTGAATGGATTCGGGCCCACACTTCTGCAGGGGCTGAAACATTATTTGTCGTGGCTGAGTGGCCAGAGCCCCGCCTATCTCATTGGCGCTCTCTATTAATTGCCAGAGCAATCGAAAATCAATGCTATGTTATAGCTTGCAACCGTTCAGGCTGTGACCCTAATAACCAATTTGCAGGTCATTCCCTCATCATTGATCCATGGGGTGAAATAATTGCGGAGGCAGGGGCTGAAGAGCAAATTTTATCTGCAACAATTAATCTTGACCTAGTAAAAGCTGTACGAAAGCAAATTCCGATTTTTGCAGATAGAAAACCGGAATACTATAAATAA
- the mtnW gene encoding 2,3-diketo-5-methylthiopentyl-1-phosphate enolase encodes MTELIATYLVQGENNPEKKAEEIALGLTVGSWTNLPELEQNQLRKHKGRVVSIEGLSSDQEGHSLIRIAYPNANFPSDLPAILTTVFGKLSLDGKIKLLDLQFNQELKKAFPGPRFGIDGLRKRLNVYSRPLLMSIFKGVLGKDLDFLAEQLKQQALGGVDLVKDDEILFENDLTPFDKRIKAGQKVLHEVFEETGHRTLYAVNLTGRTSQLRDKARKAKELGADLLLFNVFAYGLDVLQELREDDEIALPLMAHPAVSGALTSSSVYGISHSLLLGKLLRYAGADLSLFPSPYGTVALEKAAALSIADELTKDDVFGQAFPVPSAGIHPGLTPLLIRDFGIDSVINAGGGIHGHPDGARGGGLAFRQAIETNLQGRQLADGAKDHLELQKALKMWGNAEVTV; translated from the coding sequence ATGACTGAATTAATTGCTACTTATCTTGTACAGGGTGAAAATAACCCAGAAAAAAAAGCTGAAGAAATTGCCTTAGGTTTAACAGTCGGCTCTTGGACGAATCTACCGGAGCTTGAGCAGAATCAACTGCGCAAACATAAAGGAAGAGTAGTTTCAATCGAAGGATTGTCATCAGACCAAGAGGGGCATTCCCTTATTCGTATCGCCTATCCAAATGCGAATTTTCCCAGTGACCTGCCAGCAATCCTGACCACGGTTTTTGGAAAGCTGTCATTAGACGGAAAAATAAAGCTGCTGGATTTACAGTTTAATCAGGAATTAAAAAAGGCTTTTCCTGGGCCGAGATTTGGGATAGATGGGCTTCGAAAACGGCTAAATGTATATAGTCGTCCATTGTTAATGAGCATTTTTAAAGGTGTTTTAGGCAAAGACCTAGACTTTCTGGCGGAACAGCTAAAACAACAGGCTTTGGGAGGCGTCGACTTAGTAAAGGATGATGAAATCCTGTTTGAAAATGACTTAACCCCTTTTGATAAAAGAATTAAAGCAGGGCAGAAGGTTTTACATGAGGTATTTGAGGAAACAGGGCATCGAACTTTGTATGCAGTAAATCTGACTGGGAGAACTTCACAATTACGTGATAAAGCAAGAAAAGCAAAGGAACTTGGTGCAGATTTATTATTATTCAATGTTTTTGCCTATGGACTTGATGTTCTTCAAGAATTAAGAGAGGATGATGAGATCGCACTTCCGCTCATGGCTCATCCTGCCGTTAGCGGTGCATTGACATCTTCCTCTGTTTACGGTATATCCCACTCCCTGCTCTTAGGGAAGTTATTGCGGTATGCTGGGGCTGATTTGTCTTTATTCCCATCGCCATATGGAACAGTAGCCTTGGAGAAAGCCGCTGCATTATCCATTGCAGACGAATTAACGAAGGATGATGTATTCGGGCAAGCATTCCCTGTTCCATCGGCAGGCATTCATCCAGGTTTAACCCCATTATTGATCCGCGACTTTGGAATTGATTCTGTCATTAATGCCGGCGGAGGTATACATGGACATCCGGATGGAGCGCGTGGAGGTGGTCTTGCATTCCGTCAGGCAATCGAGACAAATCTTCAAGGCAGACAATTGGCAGATGGTGCGAAAGATCATCTAGAGCTTCAAAAAGCATTAAAGATGTGGGGAAATGCAGAGGTGACCGTTTAG
- a CDS encoding ferredoxin family protein, giving the protein MSTKNLEEKQYLLRFKCDTKSHLTVLDHDICMTKCPDKLCTVFCPAEVYKWEGTRMQVGYEGCHECGSCRIGCPYQNIKWEYPKGGHGIVFRLA; this is encoded by the coding sequence ATGTCAACGAAGAATCTTGAGGAAAAGCAATATCTTCTTCGGTTTAAGTGTGATACAAAATCCCATTTGACGGTTCTTGACCATGACATTTGCATGACAAAATGCCCTGATAAGCTTTGTACCGTTTTCTGCCCAGCTGAGGTTTACAAATGGGAAGGAACACGGATGCAGGTAGGATATGAAGGCTGCCATGAATGCGGCAGCTGCCGGATCGGCTGTCCGTACCAAAATATTAAGTGGGAATATCCAAAGGGTGGACATGGAATTGTCTTCCGATTAGCATAA
- a CDS encoding 2-hydroxy-3-keto-5-methylthiopentenyl-1-phosphate phosphatase yields MPKPVIFCDFDGTVTESDNIISIMKKFAPPGWEQVKDDILGQKISIREGVGKLFSLLPTNMKDEITDFAIKNAKIRHGFKEFVEFTRAEQIPLYIVSGGIDFFIYPILEKFGPFAGIYCNSSDFSDDYIKILWPQRCDSLCQNDCGCCKPSIIRKLDLDISFKIVIGDSVTDLEAAKYADFVLARDLLKEKCEEWGIKHQGFHTFYECIEGIKKRIEVGELT; encoded by the coding sequence ATGCCGAAACCGGTAATTTTTTGTGATTTTGATGGAACAGTAACGGAAAGCGATAATATCATCAGCATTATGAAAAAATTTGCTCCGCCGGGGTGGGAACAAGTAAAAGACGACATACTCGGACAAAAGATATCCATACGTGAAGGTGTTGGGAAGCTGTTTTCACTGCTTCCCACCAACATGAAAGATGAAATTACAGATTTTGCTATAAAAAATGCGAAAATTCGCCATGGTTTTAAAGAGTTTGTTGAATTTACTCGTGCTGAGCAAATTCCGCTTTATATTGTCAGCGGGGGAATTGACTTTTTTATTTATCCGATTTTAGAAAAGTTTGGTCCGTTTGCCGGGATTTATTGTAATAGTTCAGACTTTTCTGATGATTATATTAAGATTCTTTGGCCGCAACGTTGTGATTCATTATGCCAAAATGATTGCGGCTGCTGTAAGCCAAGCATTATTCGAAAATTAGATTTGGATATCAGCTTTAAAATAGTAATCGGTGACTCTGTAACAGATCTTGAAGCAGCTAAGTATGCTGACTTTGTTCTTGCAAGAGATCTGCTTAAGGAAAAATGTGAAGAGTGGGGTATAAAACACCAGGGCTTTCATACATTTTATGAGTGCATAGAAGGAATTAAAAAGCGAATTGAGGTGGGGGAACTAACATGA
- a CDS encoding methylthioribulose 1-phosphate dehydratase, with amino-acid sequence MIKDKWKELADIKDELAERDWFMGTSGNLAIKVSDKPLQFLVTASGKDKRKRTDEDFLLVDEFGRAVEKTHLKPSAETLLHVEIYRKTNACCSLHVHTIDNNVISEVYGDHGEVTFKGQELIKAFDMWEEDAVLKIPIIRNYAHIPTLAHTFSEHITGDTGAVLIRNHGITVWGKTAFEAKKILEASEFLFRYQLRLLEHKPYQLFKVV; translated from the coding sequence ATGATCAAAGATAAATGGAAGGAATTGGCGGATATCAAGGACGAACTTGCCGAGCGGGATTGGTTTATGGGAACCAGTGGAAACCTTGCGATTAAGGTAAGTGACAAACCTTTGCAGTTTCTGGTAACAGCTAGTGGAAAGGACAAACGCAAGCGGACCGATGAAGATTTTCTACTTGTAGATGAATTTGGCAGGGCAGTGGAGAAGACCCACCTTAAGCCATCGGCGGAAACACTGCTACATGTTGAAATTTATCGCAAGACAAATGCCTGCTGCAGCCTCCATGTTCATACAATTGACAACAATGTTATATCAGAAGTATACGGCGATCACGGCGAGGTCACTTTTAAAGGCCAGGAGCTTATTAAGGCTTTTGATATGTGGGAAGAGGATGCCGTCCTTAAGATTCCGATTATTCGTAATTATGCCCATATTCCAACCCTAGCACATACATTTTCTGAACATATTACTGGTGATACCGGTGCCGTATTGATTCGAAATCATGGAATTACCGTATGGGGGAAAACAGCCTTTGAGGCCAAAAAAATTCTCGAAGCATCAGAATTTTTGTTCCGCTACCAGCTTCGGCTATTAGAACATAAACCATATCAATTATTTAAAGTAGTTTAA
- the mtnK gene encoding S-methyl-5-thioribose kinase, producing MSQVKLEEYKPLTEETAVELALRLNIFHEEAELSCREIGDGNLNLVFHIVDQKNEKSIIIKQALPYAKVVGESWPLTLKRAKIEADALMLFGKIAPNYVPKVYFTDEILAVTVMEDLSHLTIARAGFINGETYPQISQHLGEFLGRTLFYTSDYGLGPSGKKESVQQFINPELCKITEDLIFTDPYFNAETNDFEKRLIPAVEAIWKDEELIFHVNILKRSFLTEAEVLLHGDLHTGSVFANNAETKVIDPEFAFYGPAGFDIGQVFANLFFQVIVNIDKREFFTRHIESVWHTFKEHYSQLWTTENKEVLANTTEFLQFNLTKYFEDALGFAGCELVRRTIGLAHVADLDRIEDNDARISAKQKALELGTFLIKKRKEFTDVTTVIQKAVQLL from the coding sequence ATGAGTCAAGTAAAATTAGAGGAATACAAGCCATTAACTGAAGAAACTGCCGTTGAGCTTGCATTAAGGCTGAATATATTTCACGAAGAGGCTGAACTGTCATGCCGGGAAATAGGAGATGGAAATCTCAATCTTGTTTTTCACATTGTGGATCAAAAAAATGAAAAAAGCATTATCATAAAACAAGCTTTGCCATATGCCAAAGTGGTCGGAGAAAGCTGGCCTTTAACTCTAAAAAGAGCAAAAATCGAAGCAGATGCGCTAATGTTATTTGGGAAAATAGCACCGAACTACGTCCCTAAGGTTTATTTCACTGACGAAATTCTGGCTGTGACAGTGATGGAGGATTTGTCTCATCTGACAATAGCCAGGGCAGGCTTTATTAACGGAGAAACGTATCCACAAATTTCCCAGCATCTTGGTGAATTCCTTGGAAGAACCTTATTTTACACTTCTGACTATGGATTAGGTCCTTCCGGCAAAAAAGAGTCAGTTCAACAATTTATTAATCCAGAACTATGTAAAATTACTGAAGATTTAATCTTCACGGATCCGTACTTTAATGCTGAAACTAATGATTTTGAAAAAAGACTGATTCCCGCAGTTGAAGCAATCTGGAAAGATGAAGAACTCATATTCCATGTAAACATTTTAAAAAGAAGTTTCTTAACAGAAGCAGAAGTACTGCTTCATGGGGACCTGCATACTGGAAGTGTCTTTGCCAATAATGCGGAAACAAAAGTTATTGATCCAGAATTTGCTTTCTACGGTCCAGCTGGTTTTGACATCGGGCAGGTTTTTGCCAATCTTTTCTTTCAGGTAATTGTTAATATCGATAAACGAGAGTTTTTTACTCGCCATATTGAATCGGTTTGGCATACCTTTAAGGAGCATTATTCCCAGCTTTGGACAACAGAAAACAAAGAGGTCTTGGCAAATACAACAGAATTTTTGCAATTCAATTTGACGAAATATTTTGAAGATGCGCTGGGATTCGCAGGCTGTGAACTGGTGCGAAGAACCATTGGATTAGCCCATGTAGCTGATTTAGATCGAATTGAGGATAACGATGCAAGAATTTCAGCCAAACAAAAAGCGCTTGAATTGGGTACTTTTCTTATCAAAAAGCGTAAAGAATTCACCGATGTTACAACAGTTATTCAAAAGGCGGTTCAACTGCTGTAG